In one window of Episyrphus balteatus chromosome 3, idEpiBalt1.1, whole genome shotgun sequence DNA:
- the LOC129915695 gene encoding DDB1- and CUL4-associated factor 12 homolog isoform X2 yields MFEIRNKNTVCFNSMVKTIRKSVVGTYPSCHIPTRLEERRAKARILRQERRRKPDKPDDFVTYDDSGSDEETPQQQEEVLNTSFNLTDYLRSRESSFDETRGVNFEHASRYVLTHDMLRETQINLGYINKVFCSKWLSNRQVVFGTKCNKLLVYDVNMRRVDAIPTLSNNRANHPEVQGGLHAIEINPSRTFLATGARNSADVAVYRLPTLDPVCVGENGHRDLIMGMCWLDDQFLVSGSKDSKLSIWRINEDYMDFPDGGKEACPTFATINPLCVNTCRTAQRIRSLCFNKEFKEIAALSLNGYIHIFNAETFKQKLSRKLPNCQDNVSIAYHNDGLYAVGCRSYTILLDARTLQTIKKITSRYSGCGIRATTFEGNLLTVGTGLGMLLFYDIRAGKYLESSVNASRTVALKCSKGIVYPEDEMDGFQVKYVPAIYTHCYDSTGMRLFAAGGPLPATLVGNYAGVWQ; encoded by the exons atgttcgaaataagaaacaaaaacacaGTATGTTTCAATTCGATGGTAAAAACTATACGAAAAAGTGTTGTGGGCACTTATCCATCCTGCCACATCCCAACTCGTTTAGAGGAGCGTCGAGCAAAAGCAAGAATTCTAAG ACAAGAAAGACGTCGCAAGCCAGACAAACCCGATGACTTTGTTACCTACGATGATTCGGGAAGTGACGAAGAAACTCCTCAGCAGCAAGAAGAAGTACTAAACACATCGTTTAATCTGACCGATTATCTACGTAGTCGAGAGTCTAGTTTTGACGAG ACAAGAGGTGTGAATTTCGAACATGCCAGTCGATACGTTCTCACCCACGATATGTTACGAGAAACACAAATTAACTTGGGATACATCAATAAGGTGTTTTGCTCCAAATGGCTTAGCAATCGACAAGTTGTGTTCGGAACAAAGTGCAATAAG CTTTTAGTTTACGACGTTAATATGCGTCGTGTTGATGCAATTCCAACATTATCAAATAATCGTGCTAACCATCCAGAAGTTCAGGGTGGTCTCCATGCAATCGAAATAAATCCAAGTCGTACTTTTTTGGCTACCGGTGCGAGAAATTCGGCAGACGTTGCTGTCTATCGATTGCCAACACTTGATCCTGTGTGCGTTGGAGAGAACGGCCATCGAGACTTGATAATGGGAATGTGCTGGCTTGACGACCAGTTCTTGGTGTCGGGCTCGAAAGATTCTAAACTATCTATTTGGAGAATCAATGAGGATTACATGGATTTCCCAGATGGTGGTAAAGAGGCGTGTCCAACTTTTGCCACAATCAATCCGCTCTGTGTGAATACTTGCAGAACGGCACAAAGA aTTCGTTCGCTTTGTTTCAATAAGGAATTTAAGGAAATAGCTGCACTCTCGCTTAATGGATATATTCATATATTCAATGCAGAAACTTTCAAACAAAAGCTCTCTAGAAAATTACCAAATTGCCAAGATAATGTCAGCATAGCATACCATAACGATGGACTTTATGCAGTTGGGTGTAGATCATATACCATTTTACTGGATGCCAGAACATTACAA ACAATAAAAAAGATCACATCACGCTATAGCGGCTGTGGAATACGTGCCACCACATTTGAAGGGAATCTTCTAACCGTCGGCACCGGCTTGGGAATGCTTTTATTTTACGATATACGTGCTGGTAAATATCTCGAAAGCAGTGTCAATGCATCACGAACAGTTGCATTAAAATGCAGCAAAGGCATTGTG TATCCTGAAGATGAAATGGATGGATTTCAAGTAAAATATGTTCCTGCAATTTATACTCACTGCTATGATAGTACTGGTATGCGACTGTTTGCCGCTGGCGGCCCACTACCCGCAACTTTAGTTGGAAATTATGCTGGAGTTTGGCAATAG
- the LOC129915695 gene encoding DDB1- and CUL4-associated factor 12 homolog isoform X1 — MFEIRNKNTVCFNSMVKTIRKSVVGTYPSCHIPTRLEERRAKARILRQERRRKPDKPDDFVTYDDSGSDEETPQQQEEVLNTSFNLTDYLRSRESSFDETRGVNFEHASRYVLTHDMLRETQINLGYINKVFCSKWLSNRQVVFGTKCNKLLVYDVNMRRVDAIPTLSNNRANHPEVQGGLHAIEINPSRTFLATGARNSADVAVYRLPTLDPVCVGENGHRDLIMGMCWLDDQFLVSGSKDSKLSIWRINEDYMDFPDGGKEACPTFATINPLCVNTCRTAQRIRSLCFNKEFKEIAALSLNGYIHIFNAETFKQKLSRKLPNCQDNVSIAYHNDGLYAVGCRSYTILLDARTLQTIKKITSRYSGCGIRATTFEGNLLTVGTGLGMLLFYDIRAGKYLESSVNASRTVALKCSKGIVVRKEYPEDEMDGFQVKYVPAIYTHCYDSTGMRLFAAGGPLPATLVGNYAGVWQ, encoded by the exons atgttcgaaataagaaacaaaaacacaGTATGTTTCAATTCGATGGTAAAAACTATACGAAAAAGTGTTGTGGGCACTTATCCATCCTGCCACATCCCAACTCGTTTAGAGGAGCGTCGAGCAAAAGCAAGAATTCTAAG ACAAGAAAGACGTCGCAAGCCAGACAAACCCGATGACTTTGTTACCTACGATGATTCGGGAAGTGACGAAGAAACTCCTCAGCAGCAAGAAGAAGTACTAAACACATCGTTTAATCTGACCGATTATCTACGTAGTCGAGAGTCTAGTTTTGACGAG ACAAGAGGTGTGAATTTCGAACATGCCAGTCGATACGTTCTCACCCACGATATGTTACGAGAAACACAAATTAACTTGGGATACATCAATAAGGTGTTTTGCTCCAAATGGCTTAGCAATCGACAAGTTGTGTTCGGAACAAAGTGCAATAAG CTTTTAGTTTACGACGTTAATATGCGTCGTGTTGATGCAATTCCAACATTATCAAATAATCGTGCTAACCATCCAGAAGTTCAGGGTGGTCTCCATGCAATCGAAATAAATCCAAGTCGTACTTTTTTGGCTACCGGTGCGAGAAATTCGGCAGACGTTGCTGTCTATCGATTGCCAACACTTGATCCTGTGTGCGTTGGAGAGAACGGCCATCGAGACTTGATAATGGGAATGTGCTGGCTTGACGACCAGTTCTTGGTGTCGGGCTCGAAAGATTCTAAACTATCTATTTGGAGAATCAATGAGGATTACATGGATTTCCCAGATGGTGGTAAAGAGGCGTGTCCAACTTTTGCCACAATCAATCCGCTCTGTGTGAATACTTGCAGAACGGCACAAAGA aTTCGTTCGCTTTGTTTCAATAAGGAATTTAAGGAAATAGCTGCACTCTCGCTTAATGGATATATTCATATATTCAATGCAGAAACTTTCAAACAAAAGCTCTCTAGAAAATTACCAAATTGCCAAGATAATGTCAGCATAGCATACCATAACGATGGACTTTATGCAGTTGGGTGTAGATCATATACCATTTTACTGGATGCCAGAACATTACAA ACAATAAAAAAGATCACATCACGCTATAGCGGCTGTGGAATACGTGCCACCACATTTGAAGGGAATCTTCTAACCGTCGGCACCGGCTTGGGAATGCTTTTATTTTACGATATACGTGCTGGTAAATATCTCGAAAGCAGTGTCAATGCATCACGAACAGTTGCATTAAAATGCAGCAAAGGCATTGTGGTAAGAAAAGAG TATCCTGAAGATGAAATGGATGGATTTCAAGTAAAATATGTTCCTGCAATTTATACTCACTGCTATGATAGTACTGGTATGCGACTGTTTGCCGCTGGCGGCCCACTACCCGCAACTTTAGTTGGAAATTATGCTGGAGTTTGGCAATAG